From Candidatus Hydrogenedentota bacterium:
GGCTGGCGACTCACACATCCTCGCCGCCGCAAAGGTCGAGTACGTTGACTTGCTTACAAAGACTCTGGAGACCAAGCGCGCGACTACCCAAGTGGCTGTCACGGACTCGCGCGAGTTGGCGCAAGCCGGCGAAAACGCGGACGTCATGGAATGCGTCGTGGCTCAGTTGGCGACGGAGACGAACGAGTCTGCGGTCCGGCTTCGCGACACGGGACAAGTTCAGCAGAGCCGGCAGGTGCTTGAAGAAAACGCCCGTGTGCTGCGGGAGAATGCGGCAAAGTACAATAGCCAGAAACTGGAAAGCCTCGGCAAGACCAACAGCGATCAGGCAAACCAGGTTGCCGACCCGCAACGCTGGAAAGCGCTACGGAAATCCATGACCAAGGGACAGTACGACATCAAGCAACAAACAGGGAAGTGAGCGCATCGCAATGCTACGCGGGGAATCGGATGCGGAGATCATTCGAAAAACACTGGCGGGCAACCGCCATGCTTTTGAGGCGCTGATTCAGCGATACAACCGGATGGCGTATGCCGTGGCCTTCGCGCGCCTCGGCAACCATCAGGACGCGGAAGACGCCGCTCAGGAAGGATGGTTGCAGGCCTTCTCGACCTTGAACCGTCTTCGCGATCCGGAACGATTCCCCGCGTGGCTGGCGATTATCGTGCGCAACGTCAGTGTGAATGCCGGACGCAACCGGTGGCGCAGAAGCTCCTTGGAAGAAGTGGGAGATACGCTGGTGGTGGACTTCCGTGAAAGTATGGAAAACGCAGACATACACCGCGCGCTGTGGGCCCAGATTGCCACGATGACTCCCGACTTCCGGGAAGTGCTCACCCTCCATTACCATGCAGGGCTTAGCACGGAAGAAATCGCGGACTGGACCGGCCTATCCCGCGAAACCGTTAAGAAGCGGCTGCAGCGCGCGCGCAGCGCCTTGAGCGAAC
This genomic window contains:
- a CDS encoding sigma-70 family RNA polymerase sigma factor, producing the protein MLRGESDAEIIRKTLAGNRHAFEALIQRYNRMAYAVAFARLGNHQDAEDAAQEGWLQAFSTLNRLRDPERFPAWLAIIVRNVSVNAGRNRWRRSSLEEVGDTLVVDFRESMENADIHRALWAQIATMTPDFREVLTLHYHAGLSTEEIADWTGLSRETVKKRLQRARSALSE